The Methylomonas montana genome has a window encoding:
- the nadA gene encoding quinolinate synthase NadA has product MTTTALPIHDYALLDDAECDARIAAAKAKLGKRCIVLGHHYQRDEVFKHADIYGDSLKLSREAAQSEAEYIVFCGVHFMAEVADILSRPEQIAILPDMAAGCSMADMANKVKVQQCWDELATVIDVENAVTPVTYINSAADLKAFCGQHDGIVCTSSNAEKILNWSFAKREKVLFFPDQHLGRNTGYRMGIPLEQMVTWDFNKPMGGLTEQQIRDAKIILWKGYCSVHQAFQPEQIDAFKEKHPETIVISHPEACFEVCEKSDYIGSTEMILKIVREAAPNTRWLVATELNLVNRLAQECKAQGKSVHFMAPTLSMCSTMFRTDPQHLCWVLENLAAGHVVNQVSVPAEQAALAKKALDNMLLAS; this is encoded by the coding sequence ATGACTACCACCGCCTTACCAATTCACGATTATGCGTTGCTGGATGATGCCGAATGCGATGCCCGCATCGCGGCGGCCAAGGCTAAGCTCGGCAAGCGTTGCATCGTGCTTGGTCATCATTATCAACGTGATGAAGTATTTAAACATGCCGACATTTACGGCGATTCGCTGAAGCTGTCGCGGGAAGCCGCGCAATCGGAAGCCGAATACATCGTGTTTTGTGGCGTGCATTTCATGGCCGAGGTGGCCGATATTCTGTCGCGTCCGGAGCAGATAGCCATTTTGCCGGACATGGCTGCCGGATGCTCGATGGCCGATATGGCCAATAAAGTGAAGGTGCAGCAATGCTGGGACGAGCTGGCGACAGTGATCGACGTGGAAAACGCCGTGACGCCGGTGACTTACATTAACTCCGCCGCCGATTTGAAAGCGTTTTGCGGCCAGCATGACGGCATCGTCTGCACCTCGTCGAATGCCGAGAAAATCCTGAACTGGAGCTTCGCGAAACGCGAAAAAGTGCTGTTCTTCCCCGATCAGCATCTGGGGCGCAACACCGGATATCGGATGGGTATTCCGCTGGAACAGATGGTCACATGGGATTTCAACAAACCCATGGGCGGCTTGACTGAACAGCAAATCCGCGACGCCAAGATCATTCTATGGAAAGGCTATTGTTCGGTACATCAGGCGTTTCAGCCGGAGCAGATCGATGCGTTCAAGGAAAAACACCCGGAAACCATCGTGATTTCCCACCCAGAAGCCTGCTTTGAAGTGTGTGAAAAATCGGATTACATCGGTTCCACCGAGATGATTCTGAAAATAGTCCGCGAGGCAGCCCCTAATACCCGTTGGCTGGTGGCGACCGAATTGAATCTGGTCAACCGTCTGGCTCAGGAATGCAAAGCCCAAGGCAAAAGTGTACATTTCATGGCGCCGACCTTAAGCATGTGTTCGACGATGTTCCGCACCGATCCGCAGCATTTGTGCTGGGTGCTGGAAAATCTGGCTGCGGGCCATGTGGTCAATCAAGTCTCCGTGCCTGCCGAGCAGGCGGCGCTGGCGAAAAAGGCGCTGGATAATATGTTGCTGGCGTCCTAA
- a CDS encoding TMEM165/GDT1 family protein yields the protein MDSLNSLISHLNSLHLSELLATGGTSFALIAAAEIGDKSQLVCMTLASRHRPTPVLWGAIAAFALLNTLAVVFGTAIANWLPEYVVAATVALLFAVFGLHALLNHDDASDDEEIVEKSGHGIFFTTFLLITVAEFGDKTQLAVVAFSSTAQPLSVWLGSTLALAFTSALGVLAGRTVLQKIPLSLLHKVSGLFFLILSGVAAYKAYQSLLAAGLLPQLQVSILL from the coding sequence ATGGACTCCCTGAACTCTCTGATCTCCCACCTAAACTCGCTACACTTATCCGAATTGCTGGCAACCGGCGGTACCAGCTTCGCGCTAATTGCTGCAGCGGAAATCGGCGATAAAAGCCAGCTGGTCTGCATGACCCTCGCCTCACGGCATCGGCCGACGCCGGTACTGTGGGGAGCAATCGCTGCCTTTGCCTTGTTAAATACCCTGGCGGTAGTGTTTGGCACGGCAATCGCCAACTGGCTGCCGGAGTATGTCGTAGCCGCCACAGTGGCATTGCTGTTTGCGGTATTTGGTTTACATGCCCTACTCAACCATGACGACGCTAGCGATGACGAAGAGATCGTGGAAAAAAGCGGTCACGGCATTTTTTTCACAACCTTCCTACTGATTACCGTTGCCGAATTCGGCGACAAAACTCAGCTGGCTGTCGTGGCTTTCAGCAGCACCGCACAGCCGCTGTCCGTTTGGCTAGGATCGACGCTGGCACTGGCGTTTACCTCGGCGTTGGGCGTTCTGGCCGGCCGCACCGTGCTGCAAAAAATTCCATTGTCGCTGCTGCATAAAGTCAGCGGACTATTTTTCCTGATTTTGTCGGGCGTGGCTGCTTACAAAGCTTACCAAAGCTTGCTTGCCGCCGGTTTATTGCCCCAGCTTCAAGTCTCCATCCTGCTTTGA
- the fabV gene encoding enoyl-ACP reductase FabV, whose protein sequence is MIIKPKVRGFICTNAHPQGCAAHVKEQIAYTKAQGSVTEKTGIAGPKNVLVIGCSTGYGLASRITAAFGGGASSLGVCFEKPPTDKTASAGYYNTSAFHEAAAAEGLYAYTINGDAFSTEVKNQVIERLKSDMGKVDLVVYSLASPRRTDPVTGQVYASVLKPIGHAHTSKNLNTDTLKINDITLEPASDEEIANTVKVMGGEDWELWIDALKQADLLADGVQTVAYTYLGDKLTWPIYGQATIGKAKEDLDRAALAINDSLQALNGGAHVAVLKALVTQASSAIPLMPLYLSILIKVMKENGTNEHCIEQIQRLFTECLYSKQPRLDQANRYRVDEKELDPAVQAKVEAIWPQVAEDNLMQITDYQAYSDDFLKLFGFGLEGVDYDADTSPQVVTNF, encoded by the coding sequence ATGATTATTAAGCCAAAAGTTCGCGGTTTCATTTGCACCAACGCCCATCCACAAGGTTGCGCGGCTCACGTGAAAGAGCAAATCGCCTATACCAAAGCGCAAGGCAGCGTAACCGAAAAAACCGGGATTGCCGGCCCTAAAAATGTATTGGTGATTGGTTGTTCGACCGGCTATGGCCTGGCTTCGCGAATCACCGCGGCCTTTGGGGGCGGTGCGAGTAGCTTGGGGGTTTGCTTTGAAAAACCGCCGACAGATAAAACTGCGTCGGCCGGTTATTACAATACTTCGGCATTTCACGAAGCGGCTGCCGCCGAAGGCTTGTATGCCTATACCATCAATGGCGATGCTTTTTCCACGGAGGTGAAAAATCAGGTCATCGAGCGGCTGAAAAGCGACATGGGTAAGGTCGATTTGGTGGTGTACAGTCTGGCGTCACCGCGCCGTACCGACCCGGTCACTGGCCAGGTCTATGCTTCGGTGTTAAAGCCCATCGGTCATGCACACACCTCGAAAAATTTGAATACCGATACCCTTAAAATCAACGATATTACGCTTGAGCCGGCTTCCGACGAAGAAATCGCCAACACCGTCAAAGTGATGGGCGGCGAGGATTGGGAGTTGTGGATAGACGCATTGAAACAAGCCGATTTATTGGCGGATGGCGTGCAAACCGTGGCCTACACCTATCTGGGCGACAAATTGACCTGGCCGATCTACGGTCAGGCGACGATCGGCAAGGCCAAGGAAGATCTGGATCGCGCAGCGCTCGCTATCAATGATAGTCTGCAAGCTTTAAATGGCGGCGCGCATGTCGCTGTGCTGAAAGCCTTGGTGACCCAAGCCAGTTCGGCGATTCCGTTGATGCCCTTGTACTTGTCCATTTTGATCAAGGTGATGAAGGAAAATGGCACAAACGAGCATTGCATCGAACAAATCCAGCGCTTGTTTACCGAATGTTTATACAGCAAACAGCCGCGACTGGATCAGGCCAATCGGTATCGCGTCGACGAGAAAGAATTGGATCCTGCGGTACAGGCCAAGGTGGAAGCGATCTGGCCGCAGGTTGCCGAGGACAATCTGATGCAGATTACCGATTACCAAGCCTACAGCGACGATTTCCTGAAACTGTTCGGTTTTGGTCTGGAAGGTGTTGATTACGATGCAGACACCAGCCCGCAGGTAGTTACCAATTTTTAG
- a CDS encoding DUF2780 domain-containing protein — protein MSFAAVGAMLSIAGCAAQQPYTGQTFALGMPQAGSAPAAPYYGAGSTNPLANGAGVSAELGLVNILVGQLGISPQQALGGVGSIFSVAQQRMNPGDFSQLGNSVPGMDQYLSAVPQRVAQSESSALLGAAGTLMGGQLGGLAALAGSFQSLGMSPSMVSQFVPVVLQYVQNQSGAGAMSLLERALY, from the coding sequence ATGAGTTTTGCAGCAGTCGGCGCGATGTTAAGCATAGCCGGTTGCGCGGCGCAGCAGCCCTATACCGGACAGACATTCGCATTGGGTATGCCGCAAGCTGGCAGCGCCCCAGCAGCGCCGTATTACGGGGCGGGTTCGACCAATCCCTTAGCTAACGGTGCTGGGGTATCGGCCGAGCTGGGTTTGGTCAATATTCTGGTCGGGCAACTGGGCATCAGCCCGCAACAGGCCTTGGGCGGGGTAGGCTCGATCTTCTCGGTGGCGCAGCAACGCATGAACCCAGGCGATTTTTCGCAGCTGGGCAATAGTGTGCCGGGCATGGATCAATACCTGTCGGCAGTGCCGCAACGGGTTGCACAATCGGAATCGTCCGCCTTGCTCGGCGCGGCCGGAACCTTGATGGGCGGCCAACTCGGCGGCTTGGCGGCCTTGGCTGGCTCGTTTCAGTCGCTGGGGATGAGTCCGTCTATGGTCAGCCAGTTTGTGCCGGTGGTGTTGCAGTATGTGCAAAACCAAAGCGGCGCTGGCGCAATGAGTCTGCTTGAGCGCGCTTTATATTAA
- the rnd gene encoding ribonuclease D translates to MTIQYIDRPDQLASLCQQISQEPWIALDTEFLREKTYYPKFCLLQIAAPGWVACVDPLAIADLSALFEAIYNPNIVKVLHSCRQDLEIFYQITGRIPAPIFDTQIAAPLLGFQENPGYAMLVSSFLNVNLSKAHTRTDWSERPLSQDQIQYAADDVIYLCKIYKLMCEQLDKLGRLNWLESDFALLHNPELYQLSPENAWLKIRGKNKLTGKQLSIMQSLTEWRERTAQQENKPRSWLLQDDLLLELGKLQPVTLAELAKIRNINDRTVNRYGKVICELIDSARQRPPKPLAEKDQAAKKTQQHEAIMDVLSAVVRIRAEENSLNPIILATRKDLEQLLFGDEDCLLLQGWRYNMVGRELQGLLQGDYTLSLKADAVVINKA, encoded by the coding sequence ATGACCATTCAATACATCGACCGCCCCGATCAACTTGCCAGCCTTTGCCAACAAATCAGTCAGGAGCCTTGGATCGCGCTGGATACGGAATTCCTCCGCGAAAAAACCTATTATCCCAAATTCTGTTTGCTGCAAATTGCCGCGCCGGGCTGGGTGGCTTGCGTCGATCCCCTGGCGATTGCCGATTTATCCGCATTGTTCGAGGCGATTTACAATCCCAATATTGTCAAAGTGTTGCATTCTTGTCGCCAAGATCTGGAAATTTTTTACCAGATTACCGGCAGAATTCCCGCCCCGATTTTCGATACCCAGATTGCCGCGCCGCTGCTGGGTTTTCAGGAAAATCCGGGTTATGCAATGCTGGTATCCAGCTTTCTGAACGTCAATCTCAGCAAGGCGCATACCCGCACCGATTGGTCGGAGCGGCCGTTGAGCCAGGATCAAATCCAATATGCTGCCGATGACGTGATTTATCTGTGCAAAATCTACAAGCTAATGTGCGAGCAGTTGGATAAATTGGGTCGCTTGAACTGGTTGGAAAGCGATTTTGCCTTATTGCACAATCCGGAGCTGTACCAATTGTCGCCGGAAAACGCCTGGTTGAAGATCCGGGGTAAAAACAAGCTGACCGGCAAGCAATTGTCTATCATGCAAAGTCTGACCGAATGGCGCGAGCGCACCGCGCAGCAGGAAAATAAACCGCGCAGCTGGCTGCTGCAAGACGATTTGCTGCTGGAACTCGGCAAATTGCAGCCGGTGACACTGGCCGAACTCGCCAAGATCCGCAATATTAACGACCGTACCGTCAACCGTTACGGCAAAGTGATCTGCGAATTGATCGACAGCGCCCGCCAACGGCCGCCCAAACCCTTGGCCGAAAAAGATCAAGCCGCCAAGAAGACCCAACAGCACGAAGCGATAATGGATGTATTGAGCGCGGTGGTCAGGATCCGCGCCGAGGAAAATTCCTTAAATCCTATCATCCTGGCGACCCGTAAGGATCTGGAACAATTATTGTTTGGCGATGAAGATTGTCTGCTGTTGCAGGGCTGGCGCTACAACATGGTCGGACGGGAGTTACAAGGTTTGCTGCAAGGCGACTATACCTTGAGTTTGAAAGCGGACGCCGTGGTGATCAATAAGGCTTAG
- a CDS encoding bifunctional diguanylate cyclase/phosphodiesterase — protein MTFFNYRWRDLPAIIALAGLYALVAKIVLSYFAETGNVTLIWFSSGLGLAALILQGLRYWPGIFIGALAAGLLVDDSFGLSTAIATGNTLESVTAAYLLKRNPHFCLELTRPRDFIWLSLTGAVCSSISAAIGPWALYWAGFIPMPAMPQTVLHWWMADAFGIVTATPMLLVWHNWPSQWFAEKRGMEALLLILLTLFVGEVVFLETFQSLFGKFARGYWMFLFSIWAAVRFNRHGVTLIASLITIQALLGAAHHQGFFGDDYQKSDLLNLWFYILVLSWTGNTLALALHNQKLITQGLADSERRLKAIIDASPVPQAVYDVQGNITLVNPAFINTLGYTLADIQTLDEWWPKAYPDPAYRQRVMATWQTLVDTCQQTQTFETIQADICCKNGEIRTVRAGSVSLGASYVGTNLVILFDITEQLKSDKALAESNLLLQTILDTLPIRVFWKDKLSRYLGCNSLFARDAGKNNAAELVGRRDAELVWQAQANLYQADDLSVMASGQAKLNFEEPQTTPAGSTIWLRTSKLPLYNSDQQIIGVLGVYDDITQSKLDQQKLAESISLLQATLEATAEGILVVNLQGHIRSFNRRFLDLWHISHSLVHEGDESGQLQSFVVGQIKHPEQYLDRIYELYAQPAQESYDLIEFNDGRLMERYSRPQRIGDEIIGRVWSFSDVTERSRNEEKLRLAALVYQNSSEAMVVTDADNTILSINPAFTAMTGYEAEDVIGKDPRILSSGEHSTEFYREMWQAINATGTWRGEIKNRRRDGRLYDEELTINTIYNADGTVQRRVALFSDITQRKQSEDQIWQQANFDPLTGLPNRRMFRDRLEQEIKKAHRMGQLFGLLFIDLDRFKEINDTLGHEMGDLLLKEAAWRLKTCVRESDTVARLGGDEFTVILSELDCVEHSELIAKNLLQKLSAPFSLDDELVYVSASIGITFYPDDGSELGQLLKNADQAMYAAKNQGRNSYSFFTKALQDALQARAALLSDLRIALADNQFTLCYQPIVDLLNGEVHKAEALLRWQHPSRGLISPADFIPLAEETGLINEIGDWVFQTAANQVGAWRSDIHAEFQISVNKSPIQFQNASHSPNHWFEYLKQLGLSGQSIVVEITEGLLLDANLAVHNHLMAFRDAGMQVAIDDFGTGYSALSYLKKFDIDYLKIDQSFVQNLSADSSDFALCEAMIVMAHKLGLKVIAEGVETQQQCDLLTSINCDYGQGYLFAKPLPAELFEQRFGRTGSRE, from the coding sequence ATGACATTCTTCAATTACCGTTGGCGCGACCTGCCGGCGATAATCGCTCTGGCCGGACTCTATGCGTTGGTGGCCAAGATCGTGCTGAGTTATTTCGCGGAAACCGGCAATGTTACGTTGATATGGTTTTCCAGCGGACTGGGATTAGCGGCACTGATCTTACAGGGCCTCCGCTATTGGCCCGGCATCTTCATAGGCGCCCTGGCCGCCGGCTTGCTGGTGGACGATTCTTTTGGGCTGTCCACTGCAATCGCCACTGGCAATACGCTGGAATCGGTAACCGCCGCCTACTTACTAAAACGCAACCCGCATTTTTGCTTGGAGCTGACCCGTCCTCGCGATTTTATCTGGCTGAGTTTAACCGGCGCCGTTTGTTCATCAATCAGCGCAGCCATCGGACCTTGGGCTTTATATTGGGCGGGCTTCATACCCATGCCGGCCATGCCGCAAACGGTTTTGCACTGGTGGATGGCCGATGCCTTCGGCATTGTCACCGCCACGCCGATGTTACTGGTTTGGCACAACTGGCCAAGCCAATGGTTCGCCGAAAAACGGGGCATGGAAGCTTTACTGCTAATCTTACTCACCCTGTTTGTTGGTGAAGTGGTATTTCTCGAAACTTTCCAGTCGTTATTTGGAAAATTCGCGCGTGGTTATTGGATGTTTTTGTTCTCCATCTGGGCTGCCGTCCGCTTCAATCGCCACGGTGTGACCTTGATTGCCAGCTTAATCACCATCCAGGCTTTGCTTGGCGCCGCCCATCATCAGGGCTTCTTCGGCGACGACTACCAGAAAAGCGACTTGTTAAACCTTTGGTTTTATATCTTGGTGCTGTCCTGGACCGGAAACACGCTGGCGCTGGCGCTGCACAACCAGAAACTCATTACCCAAGGCCTGGCAGATAGCGAACGGCGCTTAAAAGCCATTATCGACGCCTCCCCGGTACCGCAAGCCGTTTATGACGTTCAAGGCAACATTACCCTGGTAAATCCTGCTTTCATCAACACCTTGGGATATACGCTGGCCGATATTCAAACGCTCGACGAATGGTGGCCGAAAGCGTATCCGGATCCTGCCTACCGTCAGCGGGTCATGGCCACTTGGCAAACCTTAGTGGACACCTGCCAGCAAACACAAACCTTCGAAACCATACAGGCCGACATCTGTTGTAAAAACGGCGAGATACGCACCGTGCGGGCCGGCTCGGTATCCTTGGGTGCATCCTATGTCGGTACTAATCTGGTCATTCTGTTCGATATTACCGAACAACTTAAATCCGACAAAGCGCTCGCCGAATCCAACCTGTTGCTACAAACCATTCTCGATACCCTACCGATTCGGGTGTTCTGGAAAGACAAACTTTCACGCTATCTGGGTTGTAACAGTTTGTTCGCCAGAGATGCCGGCAAAAATAACGCTGCCGAATTAGTCGGCCGCCGCGATGCCGAACTGGTCTGGCAAGCGCAAGCCAACCTCTATCAAGCCGACGATCTGAGCGTGATGGCCTCAGGCCAAGCTAAACTTAATTTCGAAGAGCCGCAAACCACACCTGCTGGCAGCACTATCTGGCTGCGCACCTCTAAACTGCCCTTGTATAACAGCGACCAGCAAATCATCGGCGTATTGGGCGTATACGACGACATCACCCAAAGCAAACTCGATCAGCAAAAGCTAGCGGAATCGATCTCACTACTACAGGCTACCTTAGAGGCGACCGCCGAAGGTATCCTGGTCGTCAACTTGCAAGGCCATATCAGAAGCTTCAATCGGCGTTTTCTGGATTTATGGCACATATCACACAGCCTAGTCCACGAAGGCGACGAAAGCGGTCAATTGCAATCCTTTGTCGTCGGCCAGATCAAACATCCCGAACAGTATTTGGACAGAATCTACGAACTTTATGCCCAACCGGCTCAAGAAAGCTACGACTTGATTGAATTCAACGACGGCAGGCTGATGGAGCGCTATTCGCGTCCACAACGCATCGGTGACGAGATTATTGGCCGGGTATGGAGTTTTAGTGATGTTACCGAACGCAGCCGGAATGAAGAAAAATTACGGTTGGCGGCACTCGTTTACCAAAACAGCAGCGAAGCAATGGTCGTCACCGACGCCGATAACACTATCCTCAGCATTAATCCGGCCTTTACCGCGATGACCGGCTATGAGGCTGAAGATGTGATTGGCAAAGATCCGCGCATTCTCAGTTCCGGCGAACATAGCACCGAATTTTACCGTGAGATGTGGCAGGCGATTAATGCCACCGGCACTTGGCGCGGCGAAATCAAAAATCGCCGCCGAGATGGCCGACTTTACGACGAAGAACTGACCATCAACACCATTTATAACGCCGATGGCACCGTGCAACGCCGGGTAGCGCTGTTTTCCGACATCACCCAGCGCAAACAATCCGAGGATCAAATCTGGCAACAAGCCAATTTCGACCCGTTGACCGGCTTACCCAACCGGCGCATGTTCCGCGATCGCCTGGAGCAGGAAATCAAAAAAGCGCACCGGATGGGGCAATTATTCGGCTTGCTGTTTATCGACCTGGACCGTTTCAAGGAAATCAACGATACGCTGGGCCATGAAATGGGCGATCTACTGCTCAAGGAAGCCGCCTGGCGTCTGAAAACCTGCGTACGCGAATCCGATACCGTGGCGCGACTGGGTGGCGACGAATTCACGGTTATTCTCAGCGAGCTGGATTGCGTCGAACATTCCGAACTGATTGCCAAAAACCTACTGCAAAAACTTAGCGCCCCTTTTAGTTTGGACGACGAGTTGGTTTATGTATCCGCCAGTATCGGCATTACCTTTTATCCCGACGACGGCAGCGAGTTGGGCCAATTGTTGAAGAATGCCGACCAAGCCATGTACGCCGCCAAAAATCAAGGCCGCAACAGCTACAGCTTCTTTACCAAAGCCTTGCAGGACGCATTGCAGGCGCGGGCCGCCCTGTTGAGCGATTTACGCATCGCGCTGGCGGATAATCAATTTACGCTCTGCTATCAGCCTATCGTCGATCTGCTAAACGGTGAAGTACATAAAGCCGAGGCCTTGCTACGCTGGCAACATCCCAGCCGCGGTTTGATCAGCCCCGCTGATTTTATACCGCTGGCGGAAGAAACCGGCCTGATCAATGAGATTGGTGATTGGGTATTTCAAACCGCGGCTAATCAGGTCGGCGCCTGGCGATCCGACATCCACGCCGAATTTCAAATCAGCGTCAATAAATCGCCGATCCAATTTCAAAACGCCAGCCACTCGCCCAACCATTGGTTTGAGTATCTAAAACAACTGGGTTTATCCGGACAAAGTATTGTGGTGGAAATTACCGAAGGCTTGCTGCTGGATGCCAATCTTGCGGTACACAATCATCTGATGGCTTTCCGCGACGCCGGCATGCAAGTGGCAATCGACGATTTCGGCACCGGCTACTCGGCATTGTCTTATCTAAAAAAATTCGACATCGACTACCTGAAGATCGATCAGTCCTTTGTGCAAAATTTATCAGCCGACTCCAGCGATTTTGCGCTCTGCGAAGCCATGATCGTCATGGCACATAAACTGGGATTAAAAGTCATTGCGGAAGGTGTGGAAACCCAGCAACAGTGCGACTTATTAACGTCAATTAACTGCGATTACGGACAAGGCTATCTGTTTGCCAAACCGCTGCCAGCCGAGCTATTCGAACAGCGATTCGGCAGGACGGGAAGCAGGGAATAG
- a CDS encoding ZIP family metal transporter, with protein sequence MLNIQKTFEDYYLRLQAHPKYLQVMTLPLLQRWGVFIGLFLASQILVFGSLYLIFDKVVVIGFLASVLAGLATGIGALPALFFKNISDRLFNGLLGAAAGVMLAATAFSLLVPGMDFGEQVWPGKGLWIVSAGMMIGALFLHFADSRLPHLHFDTVSDHSLDSLQKISLFIIAITIHNFPEGMSVGVSFGSGDMKNGLVLSIAIALQNLPEGLAVALPLVGLGYNKWKAVGLATLTGLVEPVGGLLGITMVTLFASILPIAMGFAAGAMLFVISEEIIPETHSKGRSRIATFSLMIGFIIMMILDKILT encoded by the coding sequence ATGCTGAATATTCAAAAAACTTTCGAAGATTACTATCTTCGATTACAGGCCCATCCCAAATATCTGCAAGTGATGACTTTGCCGCTATTGCAGCGCTGGGGCGTATTTATCGGCTTGTTCCTGGCATCGCAAATTCTGGTATTCGGCAGCCTTTATCTAATTTTCGACAAGGTGGTGGTGATCGGTTTTCTGGCGAGCGTATTGGCCGGCTTAGCCACCGGCATCGGCGCCTTACCGGCCTTATTTTTTAAAAACATTTCCGACCGGCTGTTTAATGGCTTATTGGGCGCGGCGGCCGGTGTAATGCTGGCGGCCACGGCATTTTCTTTACTGGTGCCCGGCATGGATTTCGGCGAACAAGTCTGGCCCGGCAAAGGCCTGTGGATCGTTTCGGCCGGCATGATGATCGGCGCGCTGTTTTTGCACTTTGCCGACAGCCGGTTGCCGCATTTGCATTTTGACACAGTTAGCGATCATTCCCTGGATTCGCTACAAAAAATCTCGCTATTTATCATCGCCATCACCATCCACAATTTTCCGGAAGGCATGTCGGTGGGTGTCAGTTTTGGTTCCGGCGACATGAAAAACGGCTTGGTGTTGTCGATTGCGATTGCCTTGCAAAACTTGCCGGAAGGTCTGGCGGTGGCCTTGCCGCTGGTCGGGTTGGGTTATAACAAATGGAAAGCAGTCGGCCTTGCCACCCTCACCGGCCTGGTAGAACCAGTCGGCGGTTTGCTGGGCATTACCATGGTCACGCTGTTTGCCTCGATATTGCCGATCGCGATGGGTTTTGCCGCCGGCGCGATGCTGTTCGTGATCAGCGAGGAAATTATCCCGGAAACTCACTCCAAAGGCCGTTCCAGAATCGCCACTTTTTCATTGATGATAGGCTTCATCATCATGATGATACTGGACAAGATATTGACTTAG